The proteins below are encoded in one region of Drosophila santomea strain STO CAGO 1482 chromosome 3R, Prin_Dsan_1.1, whole genome shotgun sequence:
- the LOC120452134 gene encoding uncharacterized protein LOC120452134 has translation MENLDATIDTMENSRFAALYGSLIKELTLTSELSQTDITCLLVVYYKFSKANGPQCKQMTKKQFYQIFLVLFNVASVQVIERTLLAITKDTKYVSPRAWIHLFDLYTTKDIHVRMRFALEVYDTKGTGVIDREQVGTACEKFFYGEDEDELNELKADMTEFLMKKFDLDKDGVISYEDYSTVVEQQPILVEFLGWLFPSKEDKDLMAHCINLQLKLN, from the exons ATGGAAAACCTAGACGCCACCATAGATACCATGGAGAACAGTCGGTTTGCGGCCCTCTACGGGAGTTTGATCAAGGAGTTAACACTAACTTCGGAGTTGTCTCAGACGGACATCACCTGTTTACTTGTGGTTTATTACAAGTTCTCAAAGGCCAATGGACCACAGTGCAAGCAAATGACCAAAAAGCAGTTCTATCAGATCTTCCTGGTGCTCTTCAACGTGGCCAGTGTCCAGGTGATTGAACGCACTCTGCTCGCCATCACAAAGGACACTAAGTATGTCAGCCCCAGGGCCTGGATCCACCTCTTCGATCTCTACACCACCAAGGACATTCATGTGCGAATGCGATTCGCCCTCGAG GTATATGATACCAAAGGCACTGGCGTTATTGATCGTGAGCAAGTCGGCACGGCTTGTGAAAAATTCTTTTACGGTGAAGACGAAGATGAACTTAACGAACTTAAGGCG GACATGACCGAGTTTCTCATGAAGAAGTTTGATCTGGACAAGGACGGAGTCATTTCCTACGAGGACTACTCTACCGTCGTGGAACAGCAGCCAATTTTAGTCGAGTTCTTGGGTTGGTTATTTCCGTCAAAGGAAGACAAAGATCTCATGGCCCATTGCATTAACCTGCAACTTAAACtgaattaa